The genomic window ACGCTCACCGATCGTTCAAGGTAGTACAACTGCCGATCATCAATTGATCGAAGATACGTATATCGAAGTCGATTTAGAGAATCAGCATATGTGGTTCTACAAAGATGGCAAAGTCGCTCTTGAAACAGCCATTGTTTCAGGAAAACCTTCTACTCCTACTCCTCCAGGTGTCTTCTATGTTTGGAATAAAGAAGAAAATGCCGTGTTAAGAGGAACAAATGATGACGGTACACCATACGAAAGTCCAGTAAGCTACTGGATGCCAGTTGATTGGACCGGTATTGGTATCCATGATTCCGATTGGCAACCTGAATATGGTGGTGACCTATGGAAAACACGTGGTTCTCACGGTTGTGTCAACACACCGCCGGGAGTCATGAAAGAATTGTTCGGAATGGTCGAAAAAGGTACACCTGTATTGATCTTTTAATCGTGGTCAATAGCAAAGAGCAGAGTTGCATGAAACGCAACTCTGCTCTTTTTTTATTTTCTCTTCTTGATAAAAGTAAATAGGATACATAAAACGACAGCAGTCAACGCACCCATTGAATCAAGCATGACATCTTGGAACATCGGTGAACGATCTCCCGTTAACATTTGATGAAACTCATCTAATCCCGCATAACCTGTCGCAGACAACCACGCAAGGACTCCCGTCAACCACCAAATCTTCATCTTAGGATAGACGCCTAGATATAAGCTGCCACCCAATAGAAGATACGTACCAAAATGGGCACCTTTTCTTATAAAGAACTCAATGAATTTACTGTATCCTGAGTGTTCGATACTGATCACACTCTCTCCATACGTAAACTGTATACCTGATAATGCGTCTTTAAATGGTTGGTTTGGAAACCATGCATCGATTCTTGACAGTTGTGATTGCTGTCCGTAGGTTTGCGAAGAACTATAGAATAAAATAGCAATGATCACTAAAGCAAACACTAAATAGAAATTTCCATTTTTTCTCTGTTTTCTTAAAAATTCCATAATACACCTCTCCATTCTATGATAGCTTTTTTTTCATAAAACAACAATAATTTCTCCAAGACTTATCCTTTACTTAAATGCTATACTAGAGACAGTACCATAAATATGAGAGGGGTTTTTTGATGACTTATTCGCTTAACTGGGATTTGGATTCTATCTTTCCAGGAGGAAGTGCTTCAACCGAATTAAATGAACGTCTGGCACAACTAGACCGACAAATAGAAACGTATTACGAACAAATCAGTCAGTGGACATTTTCTTCCGAAGAGAGCGATTCTCTTGTGACGATTTTAGCGCTTCAAGAAAAAGTAACAAATGGCTTTAGTCAATGCAACAGCTATATCAATGCTTTATTGTCTGCTGATGTTAAAGATTCAGCTGCCAAGATCCTGTCTGGAAAACTTTATGCTTTATTACCTCGTTGGCAAGCGGCAGATACGATTTTATCGAGTAAATTTGCAGAAATATCTGACAACGAATGGGCAAACTTAGTTGCAAAAGACCCATTG from Enterococcus sp. DIV1094 includes these protein-coding regions:
- a CDS encoding VanZ family protein, whose protein sequence is MEFLRKQRKNGNFYLVFALVIIAILFYSSSQTYGQQSQLSRIDAWFPNQPFKDALSGIQFTYGESVISIEHSGYSKFIEFFIRKGAHFGTYLLLGGSLYLGVYPKMKIWWLTGVLAWLSATGYAGLDEFHQMLTGDRSPMFQDVMLDSMGALTAVVLCILFTFIKKRK